A window of the Arenibacter algicola genome harbors these coding sequences:
- a CDS encoding 3-oxoacyl-ACP synthase, which yields MDESVKQQLYGFCKSFIENRLVRINSSIDSLQEALTSETKSSAGDKHETGRAMIQLEREKLGNQLAEAQLLQELFKKIPLQASSSQVGLGSLVFTDQQNYYMGISAGEMKIDGVSYFAIAPNTPIGKLLLGKVVGDVVVFNSKKIVIRQID from the coding sequence ATGGACGAATCGGTAAAACAACAACTATATGGGTTTTGTAAATCTTTTATAGAGAATAGGCTAGTGCGCATCAACAGCAGTATAGATTCGTTGCAAGAAGCTTTGACCTCCGAGACCAAAAGTAGTGCTGGTGACAAGCATGAAACCGGGAGGGCCATGATTCAATTGGAGCGCGAAAAATTGGGAAATCAGCTTGCTGAAGCACAGTTGTTGCAGGAGTTGTTTAAAAAGATACCGCTACAAGCGAGTTCTTCACAAGTGGGATTGGGCAGTTTAGTGTTTACCGACCAACAAAATTATTATATGGGAATCAGTGCAGGGGAAATGAAGATAGATGGAGTATCATATTTTGCCATTGCACCCAATACGCCCATAGGGAAATTGCTATTAGGTAAAGTAGTGGGTGATGTGGTTGTTTTTAATTCCAAAAAAATTGTAATACGGCAAATTGATTAG
- a CDS encoding NAD(P)/FAD-dependent oxidoreductase — MNLSYWEYKSWLSSIDFTIVGSGIVGLNCALHLKKQFPKAKILVLERGVLPQGASTKNAGFACFGSMSEVLSDLKQHSEEEVCQLVQKRWEGIQLLRETLGDHPMDYQSYGGGHEIFLKDQLHLYEDCLENLNRVNTLLNPVFGKDAFLVHPNNFKFKGVHENYITNPFEGQINTGKMMKALVAKVQNSGVIILNAIGVDSYQENIDHVVVKTGQFEFKTNKLFIATNGFASQLIGETVKPARAQVLITKPIKNLSIKGTFHLDEGYYYFRNIDNRILLGGGRNLDFQGEETTTFGETTLIQNRLEEILRTIILPNTPMEIDLRWSGIMGMGNQKKPIVKQLANNVYCGVRMGGMGIAIGSLVGKELANLLK, encoded by the coding sequence ATGAACCTAAGTTATTGGGAATATAAAAGCTGGTTGTCCAGCATCGATTTTACCATTGTTGGCAGTGGAATCGTAGGGCTGAATTGCGCCTTACATTTAAAGAAACAATTTCCCAAGGCCAAGATATTGGTCCTGGAAAGAGGTGTGCTCCCACAAGGAGCCAGTACAAAAAATGCTGGATTTGCATGTTTTGGTAGTATGTCAGAGGTTTTGTCCGACTTAAAACAGCATTCCGAGGAGGAAGTCTGCCAGTTGGTACAAAAGCGATGGGAGGGGATACAATTACTAAGGGAGACTCTTGGTGATCACCCAATGGATTATCAGAGTTACGGTGGAGGGCATGAGATTTTTTTAAAGGATCAGCTACACCTATATGAAGATTGTCTGGAGAATTTGAATAGGGTAAATACTTTATTAAATCCCGTATTTGGTAAAGACGCTTTTCTAGTGCATCCCAATAATTTTAAATTTAAAGGGGTTCATGAAAATTATATAACAAATCCGTTCGAAGGCCAGATTAATACCGGCAAAATGATGAAAGCCTTAGTGGCCAAGGTGCAGAACAGTGGTGTTATTATCCTGAATGCCATTGGCGTGGATAGCTACCAAGAGAATATAGATCATGTTGTTGTTAAGACCGGACAATTCGAGTTTAAGACCAACAAACTGTTTATTGCCACCAATGGTTTTGCCTCCCAATTGATAGGGGAAACGGTGAAACCTGCCCGAGCCCAGGTATTGATTACCAAGCCCATCAAAAATCTTTCTATAAAGGGGACTTTTCATTTGGATGAAGGCTACTATTATTTTAGGAACATAGATAACCGAATTCTATTGGGGGGAGGAAGAAATCTCGATTTTCAAGGAGAGGAAACCACCACCTTTGGGGAGACGACTTTGATCCAGAACAGACTGGAGGAAATACTGAGAACCATTATTTTGCCCAATACCCCTATGGAGATAGACTTGAGATGGAGCGGTATTATGGGGATGGGAAATCAGAAGAAACCTATTGTAAAGCAACTTGCCAATAATGTGTACTGCGGAGTGCGAATGGGTGGTATGGGAATTGCTATTGGCAGTTTGGTAGGTAAGGAATTGGCTAATTTGCTGAAGTAG
- the accC gene encoding acetyl-CoA carboxylase biotin carboxylase subunit codes for MFKKILIANRGEIALRIIRTCKEMGIKTVAVYSKADEESLHVRFADEAVCIGPAPSSESYLKIPNIIAAAEITNADAIHPGYGFLSENSKFSRICAEHDIKFIGATGEHIDKMGDKATAKETMKKAGVPCVPGSDGLLKDVEDAKKVAKKMGYPVMIKATAGGGGKGMRAVMSEDKMEDLFNSAVKEATAAFGNGGMYMEKLIEEPRHIEIQIVGDQYGKACHLSERDCSIQRRHQKLTEETPSPFMTDKLRDDMGKAAVKAAEYIKYEGAGTIEFLVDKHRNFYFMEMNTRIQVEHPITEQVIDYDLIREQILVAGGVPISGKNYLPKLHSIECRINAEDPYNGFRPSPGKITTLHTPGGHGIRLDTHVYSGYTIPPNYDSMIAKLITTAQTREEAINKMKRALDEFVIEGIKTTIPFHRQLMDHPDYLAGNYTTKFMEDFVMAPQPVE; via the coding sequence ATGTTTAAGAAAATACTTATTGCAAATAGGGGAGAAATAGCGCTACGTATTATTAGGACCTGTAAGGAAATGGGTATAAAAACGGTAGCGGTATACTCTAAAGCGGATGAGGAAAGCCTACATGTGCGTTTTGCGGACGAAGCCGTTTGCATAGGCCCTGCCCCAAGTAGCGAATCCTATCTAAAAATTCCAAATATTATTGCAGCGGCTGAAATTACCAATGCCGATGCCATACACCCAGGATATGGTTTTCTTTCAGAAAATTCCAAGTTCTCCAGAATATGTGCTGAGCACGATATAAAATTTATTGGAGCTACAGGCGAACATATAGACAAGATGGGGGACAAGGCTACTGCCAAAGAAACCATGAAAAAGGCCGGTGTACCTTGTGTGCCAGGTTCTGATGGCTTGTTGAAGGACGTAGAGGATGCCAAAAAAGTGGCCAAAAAAATGGGTTATCCAGTGATGATCAAAGCTACTGCAGGTGGTGGAGGTAAGGGAATGCGTGCCGTAATGTCCGAGGACAAGATGGAGGACCTTTTTAACAGTGCGGTAAAGGAAGCCACAGCTGCCTTTGGCAATGGGGGCATGTATATGGAAAAGTTGATCGAGGAACCCCGCCACATAGAAATACAGATAGTCGGAGACCAATATGGAAAAGCCTGTCACCTTTCTGAAAGGGACTGCTCTATTCAGCGTCGCCACCAGAAGTTGACTGAAGAGACCCCTTCTCCATTTATGACCGATAAGTTGAGGGACGATATGGGGAAAGCGGCTGTAAAAGCAGCAGAATATATTAAATATGAAGGAGCTGGTACCATAGAATTCCTTGTAGACAAACACCGGAATTTCTATTTTATGGAAATGAATACCAGAATCCAGGTAGAACATCCCATTACGGAACAGGTTATAGATTATGACCTTATCAGAGAGCAAATTCTAGTTGCTGGTGGGGTGCCCATCTCAGGAAAAAATTATCTTCCAAAGCTGCACTCTATTGAATGTAGAATAAATGCGGAGGATCCATACAACGGATTTAGGCCTTCTCCCGGAAAGATCACAACCTTACATACTCCAGGAGGGCATGGGATACGTTTGGATACCCACGTTTATAGTGGTTACACCATTCCTCCCAATTATGATTCCATGATTGCTAAGCTTATTACAACGGCTCAAACAAGGGAAGAAGCCATCAATAAAATGAAACGTGCATTGGATGAGTTTGTTATTGAAGGTATCAAGACAACCATTCCCTTTCATCGACAGCTTATGGATCATCCGGATTACTTAGCTGGGAATTATACCACAAAGTTTATGGAAGACTTTGTAATGGCACCACAGCCAGTGGAATAA
- the accB gene encoding acetyl-CoA carboxylase biotin carboxyl carrier protein, translating into MDIKEIQSLIKFVAKSGASEVKLEMEDIKITIRTGAAGHTAEPTYVQQIPMGGHMPQQMAAAPANSPSVEVEVKKEADENSKYITIKSPIIGTFYRKPSPDKPSFVEVGDTIGKGDVLCVIEAMKLFNDIESEVSGTIVKVLVDDSSPVEFDQPLFLVDPS; encoded by the coding sequence ATGGATATTAAAGAAATTCAAAGCTTAATTAAATTTGTAGCCAAATCTGGGGCTAGTGAAGTAAAATTGGAGATGGAAGATATAAAGATCACCATCCGAACCGGTGCAGCTGGTCATACTGCAGAACCAACCTATGTACAACAAATTCCTATGGGAGGTCATATGCCACAACAGATGGCTGCCGCACCCGCTAACTCTCCTTCTGTGGAGGTAGAGGTAAAAAAGGAAGCTGATGAAAATTCGAAATATATTACCATAAAATCGCCTATAATAGGAACTTTTTATAGAAAACCCTCTCCTGATAAACCTTCTTTTGTAGAGGTAGGGGATACTATTGGTAAAGGTGATGTGCTTTGTGTCATTGAAGCAATGAAATTATTTAATGATATTGAATCCGAAGTTTCCGGTACAATTGTGAAAGTTCTTGTAGATGATAGTTCACCTGTAGAATTCGATCAGCCTTTATTTTTGGTAGATCCATCATAA
- a CDS encoding beta-ketoacyl-ACP synthase III → MSKITAAITAVGSYVPDFVMTNKILETLVDTNDEWITTRTGIKERRILKGEGLGTSYLAIKAAEQLLEKRKLDPKEIELVIVATATPDMMVAATAAYVASEIGATNAFAYDLQAACSSFLYGMSTAASYIESGRYKKVLLIGADKMSSIIDYTDRTTCIIFGDGAGAALFEPNNEGLGLQDEYLRSDGVGRNFLKMDAGGSLLPASEETVKNRQHFIYQDGKSVFKFAVTNMADSAAKIMERNNLSHEDVDWLIPHQANKRIIDATSNRMGLDDSKVMMNIQRYGNTTSATLPLLLSDYESQLKKGDNLVFAAFGGGFTWGSIYLKWAYNS, encoded by the coding sequence ATGAGCAAAATAACAGCTGCAATTACCGCTGTAGGGTCTTATGTACCAGACTTTGTAATGACAAATAAGATTTTGGAGACTTTGGTAGATACCAATGATGAGTGGATTACGACCAGGACGGGTATCAAGGAAAGGAGAATCTTAAAAGGTGAAGGTCTAGGAACATCCTATCTTGCTATAAAAGCAGCGGAGCAACTTCTGGAAAAACGAAAATTGGATCCCAAGGAGATCGAATTGGTTATTGTTGCAACCGCAACTCCAGACATGATGGTAGCTGCAACTGCCGCATATGTGGCTTCGGAAATTGGGGCAACCAATGCCTTCGCTTATGATTTGCAAGCGGCATGTTCCAGTTTTTTATATGGCATGTCTACTGCGGCTAGTTATATAGAATCTGGGCGATATAAGAAGGTATTGCTTATCGGAGCCGACAAAATGTCCTCTATTATTGATTATACCGATAGAACTACCTGTATAATATTTGGGGATGGTGCCGGTGCGGCACTTTTTGAGCCTAATAACGAAGGTCTAGGTCTTCAGGATGAATATTTAAGATCGGATGGTGTAGGAAGAAATTTCCTTAAAATGGATGCCGGTGGCTCTTTGCTTCCCGCTTCAGAGGAAACAGTTAAGAATAGACAACATTTTATTTATCAGGATGGGAAGTCGGTCTTTAAATTTGCGGTTACCAATATGGCGGATTCCGCTGCGAAAATAATGGAGCGGAATAATTTGTCGCACGAGGATGTAGATTGGTTAATACCCCATCAGGCCAACAAAAGAATTATCGATGCCACCTCCAATAGAATGGGATTGGACGATTCCAAGGTAATGATGAATATACAGCGGTACGGAAATACTACTTCCGCAACACTCCCACTTTTATTGAGCGACTATGAAAGCCAGCTTAAAAAAGGTGATAATTTGGTTTTTGCAGCCTTTGGTGGTGGTTTCACCTGGGGCTCCATTTATTTAAAATGGGCATACAATTCATAA
- the rpmF gene encoding 50S ribosomal protein L32, translated as MAHPKRKISKTRRDKRRTHYKAVAPTVAQDPTTGEMHLFHRAHWHEGKLYYRGEVLIDKTEEAVA; from the coding sequence ATGGCACATCCTAAAAGAAAAATTTCCAAAACCAGAAGAGACAAGAGAAGAACGCATTATAAGGCGGTAGCTCCTACTGTAGCACAAGATCCAACTACTGGAGAAATGCATTTGTTTCACAGAGCTCATTGGCATGAAGGTAAATTATACTATCGTGGAGAGGTTTTGATCGACAAAACTGAGGAAGCAGTAGCATAA
- a CDS encoding YceD family protein has product MMQHKEFIIPFSGLKQGKHEFEYTIENTFFESFEYDEFNGADIKLDVTLNKMSTMMELEMKARGTVNVNCDLTSEPYDQKIKADLELVVKFGDEYNNDNDEILIIPHSEYQINIAQYVYEMLVLSVPLKKVHPGVSDGTLKSEVLDKLEELQPKDTKENKEDIDPRWDALKKLLTDK; this is encoded by the coding sequence ATGATGCAGCATAAGGAGTTTATTATTCCTTTTTCGGGACTGAAACAGGGAAAACACGAGTTTGAGTACACAATTGAGAATACGTTCTTTGAGTCTTTTGAGTATGATGAGTTCAACGGTGCTGATATTAAATTAGACGTTACCTTGAATAAAATGAGTACAATGATGGAGTTGGAAATGAAGGCACGCGGAACAGTAAATGTTAATTGTGACCTCACCAGCGAACCTTATGATCAAAAAATCAAGGCCGATTTGGAATTGGTTGTTAAGTTTGGTGATGAGTACAACAACGACAATGATGAAATATTGATTATTCCGCACAGTGAATACCAAATCAATATTGCGCAATATGTTTATGAAATGTTGGTATTGTCGGTACCTCTTAAAAAGGTTCACCCTGGGGTTTCGGACGGCACCCTGAAATCAGAGGTGTTGGACAAGCTGGAAGAACTCCAACCAAAAGATACAAAGGAAAACAAAGAAGATATTGATCCCCGATGGGACGCTTTAAAAAAATTATTAACGGATAAATAA
- the pdxA gene encoding 4-hydroxythreonine-4-phosphate dehydrogenase PdxA — MQETGNIKLGISIGDLNGIGCEVVLKTFEDSRMLDFCTPVIFASNKTISHQKSELGLEINYNGIHDASKAIDGKINVVNVWKETPVIKFGEPTPESGKYAIQSLKAAVAALKNNEIDVLVTAPINKNNIQAEDFKFPGHTDYLAQELEGESLMFMVTDGLRVGLLTDHVAVKDVATNITPQLIRSKVNTISNSLKMDFGIRKPKIALLGINPHSGDNGVIGKEDDEVLRPVIKEMSEKGHLVFGPYSADSFFGSDNYKNFDAILAAYHDQGLIPFKTLSFGKGVNFTAGLNKVRTSPDHGTAYEIAGKGVADNSSFKEAVFAAIHIFKNRQEYKELTGNPLKKHKLKRQG; from the coding sequence ATGCAGGAAACTGGAAATATAAAATTGGGGATATCCATTGGGGATTTAAATGGAATTGGGTGCGAAGTGGTGCTTAAGACATTTGAAGATTCCCGGATGTTGGATTTCTGCACACCGGTTATTTTTGCATCCAATAAAACTATCTCCCACCAAAAATCGGAGTTGGGATTGGAAATAAACTATAATGGCATACATGACGCTTCCAAAGCAATTGATGGAAAGATAAATGTGGTGAATGTATGGAAGGAAACCCCTGTTATTAAATTTGGGGAGCCAACACCAGAGAGCGGAAAATATGCCATACAATCGCTTAAGGCGGCTGTAGCGGCCCTAAAGAACAACGAGATAGACGTTCTGGTAACGGCACCGATCAATAAGAACAATATACAGGCAGAGGATTTTAAATTTCCGGGACATACGGATTATTTGGCCCAAGAATTGGAAGGGGAAAGCTTAATGTTTATGGTGACTGATGGTTTGAGGGTTGGGTTGCTTACAGATCATGTAGCGGTAAAGGATGTTGCAACCAATATTACACCTCAATTGATACGCTCTAAAGTCAATACTATTTCCAATTCATTAAAGATGGATTTTGGAATTAGGAAACCTAAAATTGCGCTTTTGGGAATTAATCCGCACAGTGGTGATAATGGTGTAATTGGAAAAGAGGATGACGAGGTTTTAAGGCCGGTTATCAAGGAAATGTCCGAAAAGGGGCATTTGGTATTTGGGCCATATTCTGCAGATAGCTTTTTTGGGTCTGACAATTACAAGAATTTCGATGCTATTTTGGCTGCCTATCATGACCAGGGACTTATACCATTTAAAACCTTGTCCTTTGGTAAAGGGGTAAACTTTACCGCAGGTCTCAACAAAGTGCGCACTTCCCCGGACCATGGAACGGCCTATGAAATTGCAGGGAAAGGGGTTGCGGACAATAGTTCCTTTAAAGAGGCCGTGTTTGCGGCCATCCATATTTTTAAAAATAGACAGGAATACAAGGAGTTGACAGGGAATCCTTTAAAAAAACATAAGCTAAAAAGGCAGGGTTAG
- a CDS encoding riboflavin synthase: MFTGIIETLGEVKKLEKEGGNLHITLSSNITQELKIDQSVAHNGVCLTVVKIAADQYTVTAIEETLEKTNLNDLLEGDLVNLERAMVLGSRLDGHIVQGHVDQTGECINIEEKDGSWFFTFSYDPKQNNVTIEKGSITIDGTSLTVVDSQKSSFSVAIIPYTYEHTRFGSYTIGTRVNLEFDVIGKYVSRLLEIRG, translated from the coding sequence ATGTTTACTGGGATTATTGAAACTTTGGGAGAAGTAAAGAAATTGGAAAAAGAGGGTGGCAATCTTCATATTACCTTAAGCTCTAATATTACCCAAGAACTAAAAATAGACCAAAGTGTTGCTCATAATGGAGTATGTCTTACAGTCGTAAAAATCGCCGCTGATCAGTATACCGTAACCGCCATTGAGGAAACCTTGGAAAAAACCAACTTGAACGATCTTCTTGAAGGAGATCTTGTAAACTTGGAACGTGCCATGGTGCTAGGATCCAGACTGGACGGACATATTGTACAGGGCCATGTAGACCAAACAGGGGAATGTATCAATATAGAAGAAAAGGATGGTAGCTGGTTTTTTACTTTCAGTTATGATCCAAAGCAAAATAACGTTACTATTGAAAAAGGATCCATAACTATAGACGGAACAAGTTTAACAGTTGTGGATTCCCAAAAAAGCAGTTTTAGCGTGGCCATAATCCCCTACACCTATGAACATACCCGATTTGGAAGCTACACTATAGGGACACGGGTTAACCTGGAGTTTGATGTCATAGGCAAGTACGTTTCCAGATTACTGGAAATCAGAGGTTAG
- a CDS encoding DUF3784 domain-containing protein, which yields MLYTIIGVGLLFITMAFLVTENNSKYLLSVYNSMSEAERTKVDIKSYLPYFKKFHLFLGISFIVIGLLLHYAVGESASGIFIGVYPILAYIYFMRESNKYWKGTSNKWNKIGLYVLAGTLILVIGLLAMGFKENPVIISANNIQFKGSYGETLSASDIESVTLVDHLPKIISKTNGFALGSIRKGYFKTKEGENVKLILNSESKAYLLFTKTNGDKIYFSPKEKPSVEIYKEIKNVFPKDIEN from the coding sequence ATGCTTTATACAATAATTGGAGTTGGACTTCTTTTTATTACCATGGCGTTTCTTGTAACGGAAAACAATTCGAAATATCTTCTTTCTGTCTACAACAGCATGAGCGAGGCAGAAAGGACAAAGGTGGATATAAAATCGTATCTCCCTTATTTTAAGAAGTTTCACCTGTTCTTGGGAATTAGCTTTATTGTTATTGGCCTTTTATTGCACTATGCCGTTGGAGAAAGCGCAAGCGGAATATTTATAGGCGTTTATCCCATTCTGGCCTATATATATTTCATGAGGGAAAGCAATAAATACTGGAAAGGTACCAGCAACAAATGGAATAAAATTGGTCTTTATGTTCTTGCAGGAACCTTAATCCTTGTAATTGGACTCCTTGCCATGGGTTTTAAGGAAAACCCTGTAATCATATCCGCAAATAATATCCAGTTTAAGGGCAGTTATGGGGAAACTCTAAGTGCGTCGGATATAGAATCCGTAACCCTTGTGGACCATTTACCTAAAATTATATCCAAAACCAACGGATTTGCTCTTGGCAGCATCAGGAAGGGTTATTTTAAGACCAAGGAAGGGGAGAATGTAAAGTTGATATTAAACTCGGAAAGTAAAGCATACCTTCTATTTACAAAAACAAATGGAGATAAAATTTACTTCTCACCAAAAGAAAAACCTAGTGTTGAAATCTATAAGGAGATAAAAAATGTCTTCCCAAAAGACATTGAAAATTAG
- a CDS encoding alpha/beta hydrolase gives MQFTSDYISLKGSVFSFNLDRSVAFRLVAPPNYRESQSPFSVLLMNDGQDYVGLNLEKTLSEAYKDNKTTPFIFVGIEADQNRLYEYGTSISADFKGRGNKAMQYSKFIIEELIPFLGQEFKVSPPVQNWVYCGFSLGGLSAFDIVFNNSQFFGKVGVFSGSFWWRKKAYQKNDMEDRSRITLDMIKNSKHRAPLQYFFQCGTEEETDDRNNNGVIDVIDDTLDVINELQLKGYSYPGDICFKEIEGGKHDLSTWGSALPQFIKWAFQKD, from the coding sequence ATGCAGTTTACGAGCGATTATATTAGTTTAAAAGGAAGTGTTTTTTCTTTCAATTTAGATAGAAGCGTGGCCTTTAGATTGGTTGCCCCTCCAAACTACAGGGAGTCCCAGTCTCCATTTTCCGTGCTTTTAATGAATGATGGCCAGGATTATGTGGGATTGAATTTAGAAAAAACACTATCCGAAGCCTATAAGGACAATAAAACTACTCCGTTTATTTTTGTGGGTATAGAAGCCGATCAAAATAGACTTTATGAGTATGGCACTTCCATTTCGGCAGATTTTAAAGGGAGGGGCAATAAGGCCATGCAATACTCCAAATTTATCATAGAAGAATTAATTCCCTTCCTGGGCCAAGAATTTAAAGTTTCCCCTCCTGTACAAAACTGGGTCTATTGTGGCTTTTCCCTAGGAGGTCTTTCCGCTTTTGATATTGTATTCAACAACTCTCAGTTTTTTGGTAAAGTCGGGGTTTTTAGCGGTTCCTTTTGGTGGCGGAAGAAGGCATACCAAAAAAATGATATGGAGGATAGAAGCAGGATTACTTTGGACATGATCAAGAACTCAAAGCATAGGGCGCCTCTGCAATACTTTTTTCAATGTGGTACCGAAGAAGAAACTGATGACCGCAACAACAATGGCGTAATAGATGTCATAGACGACACCTTGGACGTAATAAACGAATTACAGTTAAAAGGGTATTCCTATCCCGGGGACATTTGCTTTAAAGAAATTGAAGGAGGAAAGCACGATTTATCGACTTGGGGCTCCGCCCTTCCCCAATTTATTAAATGGGCCTTCCAAAAGGATTGA
- a CDS encoding acyltransferase family protein, producing the protein MNIQNRIVSVDIFRGLTIVLMILVNTPGTWSHVYTPFLHAPWHGYTPTDLVFPFFLFIVGCSIVFAYQHKPVDTSTYKKITIRALKLIGLGLFLGAFTIYFPFFKDFEKIRFPGVLQRIGVVFFFASVLFINFNWKTLVGICAFLLIGYWLLMGYVPVNGMAPTFERAPNNLANYLDVLVFGSHSYKADYDPEGLLSTLPSIATALMGIFTGLVLRSQKAKKELLLLGMGILMLVVGYVWDIFFPINKALWSSSFVMVTSGWANIILGLIYYFSDVKGIKFGSIFKYAGANAIVLYFLSSFTSKIMGMIKVDGETSLHGWLFKTVYVQDFMYMETSSLLYGLSVVTFYVILGYILYRKKIFIKV; encoded by the coding sequence ATGAATATACAGAACAGAATAGTTTCCGTGGATATCTTTAGGGGACTTACCATTGTCCTGATGATATTGGTAAACACCCCTGGGACCTGGTCCCATGTCTACACCCCTTTTTTACATGCTCCCTGGCACGGATATACCCCTACCGATCTAGTATTTCCCTTTTTCCTGTTCATCGTGGGCTGTTCTATTGTTTTTGCTTATCAGCACAAACCGGTAGATACCAGCACTTATAAAAAAATTACCATCAGGGCCTTGAAATTAATAGGTCTGGGTCTATTCTTGGGCGCGTTTACCATTTATTTCCCATTCTTTAAGGATTTTGAAAAAATACGTTTTCCAGGAGTACTGCAGCGAATAGGGGTGGTGTTTTTCTTTGCCTCTGTGCTGTTCATTAATTTCAATTGGAAGACCTTGGTTGGTATATGTGCTTTTCTATTGATAGGATATTGGTTGCTGATGGGGTATGTACCGGTCAACGGAATGGCACCTACCTTTGAGCGTGCCCCGAACAATTTGGCCAATTATTTGGATGTACTTGTATTTGGAAGCCATAGTTATAAGGCAGATTATGACCCAGAGGGCTTATTAAGTACCTTGCCGTCTATAGCAACCGCTTTAATGGGCATTTTTACCGGACTTGTTCTGCGCTCCCAAAAAGCAAAAAAGGAATTGCTCCTTTTAGGGATGGGAATCCTAATGTTGGTCGTAGGCTATGTTTGGGATATATTTTTCCCGATTAACAAGGCGCTATGGAGCAGTAGTTTTGTAATGGTTACTTCAGGTTGGGCCAATATTATATTGGGCCTAATATATTACTTCTCCGATGTAAAGGGAATTAAGTTTGGGAGTATATTTAAATATGCTGGGGCAAATGCTATTGTGCTATATTTTCTTTCCAGTTTTACCAGTAAAATTATGGGCATGATAAAGGTGGACGGAGAAACATCTCTCCATGGTTGGCTTTTTAAAACCGTTTATGTCCAGGATTTTATGTACATGGAGACCTCTTCTTTATTATACGGACTCTCTGTGGTAACTTTTTACGTGATATTGGGTTATATCCTTTACAGAAAGAAAATATTCATAAAGGTCTAA